From one Rhodovulum sp. ES.010 genomic stretch:
- a CDS encoding HlyC/CorC family transporter, with protein sequence MDSPAPLIDAALFLTAGSIAALLLLSAFFSGSETALTAASRGKLRARADRGDKGAETALGITEDNERLIGSVLLGNNLVNILATSLATALFTRLFGESGVALATLVMTLLVLIFAEVLPKTYAITNAETAAARVSPLIRVVVLVFSPVVSAVRALVRQILALFGVKTDPDSHILAVREEIAGALQLGHSEGLVEKEDRDRILGALDLGDRTVEEIMLHRSKIEMVDADLPSEQILSQCLESAHTRLPLFRGDPENIVGVIHAKDLLRAMDKLVRGPDASAQKLEDFRVLDIAMKPYFVPETTTLDDQMREFLRRHTHFALVVDEYGALRGLITLEDILEEIVGEITDEFDVDAEHPLRRTEDGAVLVDGAMTIRDLNRATDWSLPDEEANTIAGLVIHEAQSIPTQGQVFSFHGFRFEVLQRQANRITRLKIRPL encoded by the coding sequence ATGGACAGCCCTGCCCCGTTGATCGACGCGGCCCTCTTTCTCACCGCCGGCTCCATCGCCGCCCTGCTTCTCCTTTCGGCCTTCTTCTCCGGCTCGGAAACCGCGCTTACGGCCGCGTCGCGCGGCAAGCTGCGCGCCCGCGCCGACCGCGGCGACAAGGGAGCAGAGACAGCGCTGGGGATCACCGAGGATAACGAGCGGCTGATCGGCTCGGTGCTTCTGGGCAACAACCTGGTCAACATCCTCGCCACCTCTCTGGCTACCGCGCTGTTCACACGGCTCTTCGGCGAGTCGGGCGTGGCGCTGGCCACGCTGGTGATGACGCTGCTGGTGCTGATCTTCGCGGAAGTGCTGCCCAAGACCTACGCGATCACCAATGCGGAAACCGCGGCGGCCCGCGTCTCGCCGCTGATCCGAGTGGTGGTTCTTGTGTTCTCGCCGGTTGTCTCGGCGGTGCGTGCACTGGTGCGGCAGATCCTTGCGCTGTTCGGGGTCAAGACCGATCCCGATAGCCATATCCTCGCAGTGCGCGAGGAGATCGCAGGCGCGCTGCAACTCGGCCATTCCGAAGGACTTGTCGAAAAGGAGGACCGTGACCGGATTCTCGGCGCGCTCGACCTCGGTGATCGGACGGTAGAGGAAATCATGCTGCACCGGTCCAAGATCGAGATGGTCGACGCCGATCTGCCGTCGGAGCAGATCCTGTCGCAATGCCTCGAAAGCGCCCATACGCGGCTGCCGCTGTTCCGGGGCGATCCCGAGAACATCGTCGGCGTGATCCACGCCAAGGACCTGCTTCGAGCCATGGACAAGCTGGTGCGCGGCCCTGATGCAAGCGCCCAGAAACTCGAGGACTTCCGTGTGCTCGACATCGCGATGAAGCCCTATTTCGTGCCCGAGACGACGACGCTGGACGACCAGATGCGCGAATTCCTGCGCCGGCATACCCATTTTGCGCTGGTCGTCGACGAGTACGGCGCGCTCAGGGGGCTGATCACCCTGGAGGATATCCTGGAAGAGATCGTGGGCGAGATCACCGACGAGTTCGATGTCGATGCCGAGCATCCCCTGCGCCGCACTGAGGACGGTGCCGTTCTGGTGGACGGGGCAATGACGATCCGGGACCTCAACCGGGCAACGGACTGGTCCTTGCCTGACGAGGAGGCGAACACGATCGCGGGGCTGGTGATCCACGAGGCCCAGTCGATCCCGACCCAGGGGCAGGTGTTCTCGTTCCACGGCTTCCGCTTCGAGGTACTGCAGCGCCAGGCCAACCGGATCACGCGCCTCAAGATTCGCCCGCTCTGA
- a CDS encoding site-specific tyrosine recombinase XerD, with protein MTDAARWISTFLEAQAAEQDAAANTQLAYARDLKDFAGWLDRAGLDIESASESEISAYLVRCEAAGLAASTRARRLSAIRQLFRFAYEEGWRADNPALQIRGPGRARRLPKTLTHEEVDRLLDAAGATPREALRNVCLVQLLYATGMRVSELVSLPVAAARGDPRMLLIRGKGGKERMVPLSPPAREALAAWLTHRDAAEASARERGANASRFLFPSRGRLGHLTRHRFYMLIKELAVAAGIDPGKVTPHTLRHAFATHLLAGGADLRSIQTLLGHADVSTTEIYTHVLDERLRALVLAHHPLARKSDTS; from the coding sequence ATGACGGACGCGGCGCGTTGGATATCCACCTTTCTGGAGGCGCAGGCCGCCGAGCAGGACGCCGCGGCCAACACCCAGCTGGCCTATGCGCGGGACCTGAAGGATTTCGCGGGCTGGCTGGACCGCGCAGGGTTGGACATCGAAAGCGCCTCGGAATCTGAGATCTCGGCCTATCTGGTGCGGTGCGAGGCCGCCGGGCTTGCGGCCTCGACCCGGGCCCGGCGGCTGTCGGCGATCCGGCAGCTGTTCCGTTTTGCCTATGAAGAAGGCTGGCGTGCCGACAATCCCGCCCTGCAGATACGCGGACCGGGCCGCGCGCGGCGGCTGCCAAAAACCCTCACCCATGAGGAGGTGGACCGGCTGCTGGACGCTGCCGGGGCCACGCCGCGCGAGGCGCTGCGCAACGTCTGCCTGGTGCAACTGCTCTACGCCACGGGCATGCGCGTCAGCGAGTTGGTCTCGCTGCCGGTGGCCGCAGCCCGAGGCGATCCGCGGATGCTGCTGATCCGCGGCAAGGGCGGCAAGGAACGCATGGTGCCGTTGTCGCCGCCGGCCCGCGAGGCGCTGGCGGCATGGCTGACGCATCGCGATGCGGCCGAAGCCTCCGCGCGCGAAAGGGGCGCCAACGCCAGCCGGTTCCTGTTTCCCTCACGCGGCAGGCTCGGCCACCTGACGCGCCACCGCTTCTACATGCTGATCAAGGAGCTGGCCGTCGCAGCCGGGATCGATCCGGGCAAGGTCACTCCGCATACCTTGCGCCACGCCTTCGCGACGCATCTCTTGGCGGGCGGAGCGGACTTGCGGTCGATCCAGACGCTCCTCGGCCATGCCGACGTGTCCACGACTGAGATCTATACCCATGTCCTCGACGAGCGGCTTCGCGCCCTTGTCCTGGCGCATCACCCGCTGGCCCGCAAAAGCGACACGTCTTGA
- a CDS encoding shikimate kinase, with the protein MGARLKKTVALVGLMGAGKTAVGTALARKLGVPFRDSDAEIVKAANMSIAEIFERDGETFFRVKEAQVIARLLDASPGILSTGGGAFLSPANRTAITRKGVSVWLDADLALLWSRVKHKNTRPLLRTPDPYGTLRELYHTRKTFYARADLAVRADPGYSIDEMADRVFDALRTRPDVLEMT; encoded by the coding sequence GTGGGGGCACGGCTGAAGAAAACCGTCGCCCTCGTTGGGCTGATGGGGGCGGGCAAGACGGCGGTGGGGACCGCCCTGGCACGAAAGCTGGGTGTGCCGTTCCGCGACTCGGACGCAGAGATCGTGAAGGCCGCAAACATGTCCATTGCCGAGATCTTCGAGCGCGACGGCGAGACCTTTTTCCGAGTGAAGGAGGCGCAGGTCATCGCCCGGCTGCTGGACGCCTCGCCGGGCATCCTGTCAACGGGCGGGGGTGCGTTCCTCTCGCCCGCAAACCGCACCGCGATCACCAGGAAGGGTGTTTCGGTCTGGCTCGACGCCGATCTGGCGCTCTTGTGGTCCCGCGTCAAACACAAGAACACCCGTCCGCTGCTGCGGACCCCGGACCCCTACGGCACGCTTCGCGAACTCTATCACACGCGCAAGACGTTCTATGCGCGGGCCGATCTGGCGGTGCGCGCCGATCCGGGCTATTCGATAGACGAGATGGCCGACCGCGTGTTCGACGCGCTTCGCACCCGGCCCGACGTTCTGGAGATGACGTGA
- the aroB gene encoding 3-dehydroquinate synthase, translating to MSETINTVHVALPGRDYDIRIGAGLLARAGTEIAPLLDRPRVAVLTDETVAGLHLDAFRAGLAADGIEAVALALPPGEATKGWSQFSRAVEWLLEQKIERRDVVVALGGGVVGDLAGFAAAVLRRGVRLVQVPTTLLAQVDSSVGGKTGINSPHGKNLIGAFHQPSRVLADIGVLETLETRDFLAGYGEVVKYGLLGDAAFFAWLETNGPALASGDRSARAQAVKRSCEMKAGIVERDETEQGERALLNLGHTFCHALEAATGYSDRLLHGEGVAIGCALAFELSARLGLCAQEEPSRVRAHLAAMDMKRNLADIPGALPDADGLISLMGQDKKVQDGRLRFVLARGIGDAFVTSDVETDALRAVLTEALDRR from the coding sequence GTGAGCGAGACGATCAATACCGTGCATGTCGCCCTGCCGGGGCGCGACTACGACATCCGCATCGGCGCGGGGTTGCTGGCGCGGGCCGGCACCGAGATCGCGCCGCTCCTGGATCGCCCGCGGGTGGCGGTCCTTACCGACGAGACGGTGGCCGGCCTCCATCTTGATGCGTTCCGGGCGGGACTGGCCGCCGACGGCATAGAGGCGGTAGCGCTCGCATTGCCACCGGGCGAGGCGACCAAGGGGTGGAGCCAGTTCTCGCGCGCGGTGGAATGGCTGCTGGAGCAGAAGATCGAGCGTCGCGATGTGGTGGTAGCGCTCGGCGGCGGGGTGGTCGGCGATCTGGCCGGTTTCGCCGCTGCGGTATTGCGCCGTGGGGTGCGCTTGGTGCAGGTGCCCACCACGCTGCTCGCGCAGGTCGACAGTTCGGTCGGAGGCAAGACCGGAATCAACTCCCCGCACGGCAAGAATTTGATCGGCGCGTTTCATCAGCCCAGCCGCGTGCTGGCCGATATCGGTGTGCTGGAAACGCTGGAAACCCGCGATTTCCTCGCCGGTTACGGCGAAGTCGTGAAATACGGCCTCCTAGGCGACGCGGCATTCTTCGCGTGGCTCGAGACCAACGGCCCGGCGCTGGCTTCCGGCGACCGGTCGGCGCGGGCCCAGGCCGTCAAACGGTCCTGCGAGATGAAAGCGGGAATCGTGGAACGGGACGAGACCGAGCAGGGGGAGCGGGCTCTGCTCAACCTCGGTCACACCTTCTGCCATGCGCTGGAGGCCGCGACCGGCTATTCCGACCGGCTGCTCCATGGCGAGGGTGTCGCAATCGGCTGCGCATTGGCCTTCGAGCTTTCGGCGCGGCTGGGGCTCTGCGCGCAGGAAGAGCCATCGCGCGTGCGGGCGCATCTCGCGGCGATGGATATGAAACGCAACCTTGCCGACATCCCCGGTGCGTTGCCCGACGCGGACGGGCTGATCTCGTTGATGGGGCAGGACAAAAAGGTGCAGGACGGGCGGCTGCGTTTCGTGCTGGCCCGCGGCATCGGCGACGCCTTCGTGACCTCGGATGTCGAGACGGACGCGCTGCGCGCAGTGCTGACGGAGGCGCTGGACAGGCGCTGA
- a CDS encoding ABC transporter permease, protein MSDVTARPARGRGEAAQGYLLVAPPFLYALLLLAFPLGAILVFSFWTQDYLTLDRTFTLNNYREALTEPLYGELLLRSLMVSGAVTVATVVAAFPIAYYVSFHFAPPRKAMWLFLITIPFWTSYLIRVFLWKVILGFNGVVNTTLQGVGLIDEPLTFILYNVNAVVITLAHAFAPFAILPIFVALEKIDRSLLEASRDLGETRATTFLRVTLPLAMPGVIAAVLIVFIPTVGDYVTPRLVGGPDGLMIANMIQTQFLKLNNAPMGAALAVLAMGMVTAVALVFVFLNRRFLRGRG, encoded by the coding sequence ATGAGCGATGTCACGGCACGGCCAGCGCGGGGCAGGGGCGAGGCGGCGCAGGGCTACCTGCTGGTTGCACCACCCTTCCTCTATGCACTGCTGCTGCTCGCCTTCCCGCTCGGCGCGATCCTCGTCTTCAGCTTCTGGACGCAGGATTACCTGACGCTCGACCGGACCTTCACGCTGAACAACTACCGCGAGGCACTGACCGAGCCGCTTTACGGCGAACTCCTACTGCGCTCGCTCATGGTCTCGGGCGCGGTCACCGTGGCGACCGTCGTCGCCGCCTTTCCCATCGCGTATTACGTGTCGTTCCACTTCGCTCCGCCGCGGAAGGCGATGTGGCTGTTTCTCATCACCATCCCGTTCTGGACGTCGTATCTGATCCGGGTGTTCCTGTGGAAGGTGATCCTGGGCTTCAACGGCGTCGTCAACACCACGCTGCAGGGAGTCGGACTCATCGACGAACCGCTGACCTTCATCCTCTACAACGTCAACGCGGTCGTCATCACTCTGGCCCATGCCTTTGCGCCCTTCGCGATCCTGCCGATCTTCGTCGCGCTGGAGAAGATCGACCGGTCGCTCCTCGAGGCCAGCCGCGACCTTGGCGAGACCCGGGCGACAACGTTCCTGCGAGTGACGTTGCCGCTGGCCATGCCGGGTGTGATCGCCGCTGTCCTGATCGTCTTCATCCCGACGGTGGGCGACTACGTCACGCCCCGGCTCGTCGGTGGGCCGGATGGCCTGATGATCGCCAACATGATCCAGACCCAGTTCCTGAAACTCAACAACGCGCCGATGGGCGCCGCGCTGGCAGTGCTGGCAATGGGCATGGTGACGGCGGTCGCGCTGGTCTTCGTCTTCCTCAACCGGCGTTTCCTGAGGGGGCGGGGATGA